In the genome of Vespa crabro chromosome 17, iyVesCrab1.2, whole genome shotgun sequence, one region contains:
- the LOC124429940 gene encoding terminal nucleotidyltransferase 5C isoform X2 has translation MGSTATSTSISTSTNATTTTTTTSNHYYHYHHHHYHHLFLILLFSSFFSSSFTVTATVTAATRKAIGAFHFVRLSSLLTLVEGGYNFSVCSLSFAIYNDSGTHCGSLDIGEERQRRVAMMESLCQVNNKTNNGNDSNKENNNNNVNHHQQNNNNNNNNTITNNNNKNSGNNNNNSNSDCPDPQQRLAVLSFEQVRRLNDVMDEVVSIHGRGNFPTLEVRLRDLVTVVRSKLEGDPSNGGAGMRVRDIRLNGGAASHVLATESQPYNDLDLIFAVELSSGRNYDKVKAAVLGSLFDLLPEGVSRKRITTCSLKEAYVSKMVKVNNDGDRWSLISLGNSRGHRNVELKFVDSMRRQFEFSVDSFQIVLDSLLLFYECSKLPIGENFYPTVVGESVYGDFQEALYHLHKKLISTRHPEEIRGGGLLKYCNLLVKMYKPSQPDYIKTLERYMCSRFFIDFPDISQQRAKLENYLWNHFVGPEEEALKYQYLMLLHSVVEESTVCLMGHERRQTLALIESLACQVLYQEQQQRLTNHQQPPPGPPATYVYANGYYYAPVIPAACYTCTCNSWMACSS, from the exons ATGGGATCCACCGCCACCTCCACTTCTATATCCACCTCCACCaacgccaccaccaccacaacCACCACTTCTAACCattactaccactaccaccaccaccactatcaccatttattcctcatcctcctcttctcctctttcttctcctcctccttcaccgTCACCGCCACTGTCACTGCTGCCACCAGAAAAGCTATAGGTGCCTTTCACTTCGTTCGACTCAGTTCGCTGCTGACTCTCGTCGAAGGCGGATATAATTTTTCagtttgctctctctctttcgcgatCTATAACGACAGTGGTACGCAC TGTGGCTCCCTGGACATCGGCGAAGAACGCCAGCGTCGGGTCGCTATGATGGAGTCCCTCTGTCAGGTTAATAACAAGACCAACAATGGCAATGATTCGAACAAggagaacaacaataataatgttaatcatcatcaacaaaataacaacaacaacaacaataatacgataacaaacaataataataagaacagcggcaacaataataacaacagcaatTCAGATTGTCCGGATCCTCAGCAAAGGCTGGCAGTGTTGAGCTTCGAACAGGTGCGCCGATTGAACGACGTTATGGACGAAGTTGTCAGCATTCACGGTAGGGGAAACTTTCCTACGTTGGAAGTTAGACTGAGAGATCTCGTAACGGTGGTTCGTAGCAAGCTAGAAGGTGATCCGAGCAATGGAGGTGCCGGTATGAGGGTAAGGGACATCAGGCTTAACGGTGGCGCCGCATCTCACGTATTGGCGACCGAGTCACAGCCTTACAACGATCTCGACCTAATATTCGCGGTGGAATTATCGAGCGGCCGAAATTACGACAAGGTTAAGGCCGCCGTTTTGGGTTCTCTATTTGATCTTTTACCGGAGGGCGTTAGCCGCAAACGCATAACAACGTGCAGCTTGAAGGAGGCATACGTTAGTAAAATGGTAAAGGTGAACAACGACGGTGACCGATGGTCCCTTATATCGCTCGGGAATTCACGGGGTCATAGGAACGTCGAGTTAAAGTTCGTCGACTCTATGAGACGACAATTTGAGTTCTCCGTTGATAGTTTTCAAATAGTACTTGATTCgctcttattattttacgagTGCAGCAAACTACCGATTGGCGAGAACTTTTATCCAACGGTCGTGGGCGAATCGGTATATGGTGATTTCCAAGAGGCACTTTACCATCTTCAcaagaaattaatatcgacGAGGCATCCCGAGGAGATACGGGGCGGTGGTCTTTTGAAATATTGCAATCTCTTGGTCAAGATGTACAAACCTTCTCAACCGGATTACATAAAGACCTTAGAGCGATACATGTGCTCGAGATTCTTTATCGATTTCCCCGACATAAGTCAACAACGGGCGAAACTCGAAAATTATTTGTGGAATCATTTCGTTGGGCCCGAAGAGGAGGCCCTAAAATACCAGTACCTGATGCTATTGCACAGCGTCGTCGAGGAGTCGACGGTTTGCCTGATGGGTCACGAACGGCGACAGACTCTTGCATTGATCGAAAGTCTCGCGTGTCAGGTACTTTATCAGGAACAACAGCAACGGCTAACAAATCATCAACAACCACCACCGGGACCACCGGCGACCTATGTCTATGCTAACGGCTATTATTACGCACCCGTGATACCTGCCGCGTGTTACACGTGCACCTGCAACTCTTGGATGGCGTGCTCGTCGTGA
- the LOC124429940 gene encoding terminal nucleotidyltransferase 5C isoform X3, with the protein MKGCGSLDIGEERQRRVAMMESLCQVNNKTNNGNDSNKENNNNNVNHHQQNNNNNNNNTITNNNNKNSGNNNNNSNSDCPDPQQRLAVLSFEQVRRLNDVMDEVVSIHGRGNFPTLEVRLRDLVTVVRSKLEGDPSNGGAGMRVRDIRLNGGAASHVLATESQPYNDLDLIFAVELSSGRNYDKVKAAVLGSLFDLLPEGVSRKRITTCSLKEAYVSKMVKVNNDGDRWSLISLGNSRGHRNVELKFVDSMRRQFEFSVDSFQIVLDSLLLFYECSKLPIGENFYPTVVGESVYGDFQEALYHLHKKLISTRHPEEIRGGGLLKYCNLLVKMYKPSQPDYIKTLERYMCSRFFIDFPDISQQRAKLENYLWNHFVGPEEEALKYQYLMLLHSVVEESTVCLMGHERRQTLALIESLACQVLYQEQQQRLTNHQQPPPGPPATYVYANGYYYAPVIPAACYTCTCNSWMACSS; encoded by the exons ATGAAAGGG TGTGGCTCCCTGGACATCGGCGAAGAACGCCAGCGTCGGGTCGCTATGATGGAGTCCCTCTGTCAGGTTAATAACAAGACCAACAATGGCAATGATTCGAACAAggagaacaacaataataatgttaatcatcatcaacaaaataacaacaacaacaacaataatacgataacaaacaataataataagaacagcggcaacaataataacaacagcaatTCAGATTGTCCGGATCCTCAGCAAAGGCTGGCAGTGTTGAGCTTCGAACAGGTGCGCCGATTGAACGACGTTATGGACGAAGTTGTCAGCATTCACGGTAGGGGAAACTTTCCTACGTTGGAAGTTAGACTGAGAGATCTCGTAACGGTGGTTCGTAGCAAGCTAGAAGGTGATCCGAGCAATGGAGGTGCCGGTATGAGGGTAAGGGACATCAGGCTTAACGGTGGCGCCGCATCTCACGTATTGGCGACCGAGTCACAGCCTTACAACGATCTCGACCTAATATTCGCGGTGGAATTATCGAGCGGCCGAAATTACGACAAGGTTAAGGCCGCCGTTTTGGGTTCTCTATTTGATCTTTTACCGGAGGGCGTTAGCCGCAAACGCATAACAACGTGCAGCTTGAAGGAGGCATACGTTAGTAAAATGGTAAAGGTGAACAACGACGGTGACCGATGGTCCCTTATATCGCTCGGGAATTCACGGGGTCATAGGAACGTCGAGTTAAAGTTCGTCGACTCTATGAGACGACAATTTGAGTTCTCCGTTGATAGTTTTCAAATAGTACTTGATTCgctcttattattttacgagTGCAGCAAACTACCGATTGGCGAGAACTTTTATCCAACGGTCGTGGGCGAATCGGTATATGGTGATTTCCAAGAGGCACTTTACCATCTTCAcaagaaattaatatcgacGAGGCATCCCGAGGAGATACGGGGCGGTGGTCTTTTGAAATATTGCAATCTCTTGGTCAAGATGTACAAACCTTCTCAACCGGATTACATAAAGACCTTAGAGCGATACATGTGCTCGAGATTCTTTATCGATTTCCCCGACATAAGTCAACAACGGGCGAAACTCGAAAATTATTTGTGGAATCATTTCGTTGGGCCCGAAGAGGAGGCCCTAAAATACCAGTACCTGATGCTATTGCACAGCGTCGTCGAGGAGTCGACGGTTTGCCTGATGGGTCACGAACGGCGACAGACTCTTGCATTGATCGAAAGTCTCGCGTGTCAGGTACTTTATCAGGAACAACAGCAACGGCTAACAAATCATCAACAACCACCACCGGGACCACCGGCGACCTATGTCTATGCTAACGGCTATTATTACGCACCCGTGATACCTGCCGCGTGTTACACGTGCACCTGCAACTCTTGGATGGCGTGCTCGTCGTGA
- the LOC124429940 gene encoding terminal nucleotidyltransferase 5C isoform X4 — MMESLCQVNNKTNNGNDSNKENNNNNVNHHQQNNNNNNNNTITNNNNKNSGNNNNNSNSDCPDPQQRLAVLSFEQVRRLNDVMDEVVSIHGRGNFPTLEVRLRDLVTVVRSKLEGDPSNGGAGMRVRDIRLNGGAASHVLATESQPYNDLDLIFAVELSSGRNYDKVKAAVLGSLFDLLPEGVSRKRITTCSLKEAYVSKMVKVNNDGDRWSLISLGNSRGHRNVELKFVDSMRRQFEFSVDSFQIVLDSLLLFYECSKLPIGENFYPTVVGESVYGDFQEALYHLHKKLISTRHPEEIRGGGLLKYCNLLVKMYKPSQPDYIKTLERYMCSRFFIDFPDISQQRAKLENYLWNHFVGPEEEALKYQYLMLLHSVVEESTVCLMGHERRQTLALIESLACQVLYQEQQQRLTNHQQPPPGPPATYVYANGYYYAPVIPAACYTCTCNSWMACSS, encoded by the coding sequence ATGATGGAGTCCCTCTGTCAGGTTAATAACAAGACCAACAATGGCAATGATTCGAACAAggagaacaacaataataatgttaatcatcatcaacaaaataacaacaacaacaacaataatacgataacaaacaataataataagaacagcggcaacaataataacaacagcaatTCAGATTGTCCGGATCCTCAGCAAAGGCTGGCAGTGTTGAGCTTCGAACAGGTGCGCCGATTGAACGACGTTATGGACGAAGTTGTCAGCATTCACGGTAGGGGAAACTTTCCTACGTTGGAAGTTAGACTGAGAGATCTCGTAACGGTGGTTCGTAGCAAGCTAGAAGGTGATCCGAGCAATGGAGGTGCCGGTATGAGGGTAAGGGACATCAGGCTTAACGGTGGCGCCGCATCTCACGTATTGGCGACCGAGTCACAGCCTTACAACGATCTCGACCTAATATTCGCGGTGGAATTATCGAGCGGCCGAAATTACGACAAGGTTAAGGCCGCCGTTTTGGGTTCTCTATTTGATCTTTTACCGGAGGGCGTTAGCCGCAAACGCATAACAACGTGCAGCTTGAAGGAGGCATACGTTAGTAAAATGGTAAAGGTGAACAACGACGGTGACCGATGGTCCCTTATATCGCTCGGGAATTCACGGGGTCATAGGAACGTCGAGTTAAAGTTCGTCGACTCTATGAGACGACAATTTGAGTTCTCCGTTGATAGTTTTCAAATAGTACTTGATTCgctcttattattttacgagTGCAGCAAACTACCGATTGGCGAGAACTTTTATCCAACGGTCGTGGGCGAATCGGTATATGGTGATTTCCAAGAGGCACTTTACCATCTTCAcaagaaattaatatcgacGAGGCATCCCGAGGAGATACGGGGCGGTGGTCTTTTGAAATATTGCAATCTCTTGGTCAAGATGTACAAACCTTCTCAACCGGATTACATAAAGACCTTAGAGCGATACATGTGCTCGAGATTCTTTATCGATTTCCCCGACATAAGTCAACAACGGGCGAAACTCGAAAATTATTTGTGGAATCATTTCGTTGGGCCCGAAGAGGAGGCCCTAAAATACCAGTACCTGATGCTATTGCACAGCGTCGTCGAGGAGTCGACGGTTTGCCTGATGGGTCACGAACGGCGACAGACTCTTGCATTGATCGAAAGTCTCGCGTGTCAGGTACTTTATCAGGAACAACAGCAACGGCTAACAAATCATCAACAACCACCACCGGGACCACCGGCGACCTATGTCTATGCTAACGGCTATTATTACGCACCCGTGATACCTGCCGCGTGTTACACGTGCACCTGCAACTCTTGGATGGCGTGCTCGTCGTGA